Proteins from a genomic interval of Gossypium hirsutum isolate 1008001.06 chromosome A09, Gossypium_hirsutum_v2.1, whole genome shotgun sequence:
- the LOC107906066 gene encoding pre-rRNA-processing protein TSR2 homolog, translated as MESLNGINNHSSLPSTHKKPDLSAASRDRFLQGITVLLSRWHGLQMAVQNQWGGLDSFQKSQQLAADVFSWFIQSKAHRVEDLEYLLHESMLLSLNTEIEDGSIEEVAEQLMIMHEEYLHGNHQTNQILDVVEE; from the exons ATGGAATCCTTGAATGGGATAAACAACCATTCAAGTTTGCCCTCAACTCATAAAAAGCCCGACTTATCAGCAGCCTCCCGTGATCGTTTCCTTCAAGGAATTACAGTGCTTCTTTCTCGATGGCATGGTCTTCAAATGGCCGTCCAAAACCAATGGGGCGGCCTTGATTCCTTTCAGAAATCCCAACAGCTTGCCGCTGATGTCTTCTCTTGGTTCATTCAATCCAAAG CACATCGGGTAGAAGATTTAGAATACTTGCTTCATGAAAGCATGTTACTATCTCTAAATACAGAGATTGAGGATGGTAGCATCGAGGAG GTAGCAGAACAATTGATGATTATGCATGAGGAATACTTGCACGGAAATCATCAGACAAACCAAATATTGGATGTAGTGGAGGAATGA